The following are encoded together in the Oncorhynchus gorbuscha isolate QuinsamMale2020 ecotype Even-year linkage group LG03, OgorEven_v1.0, whole genome shotgun sequence genome:
- the LOC124032100 gene encoding PDZ domain-containing protein 4-like — protein sequence MGCNMCMIQKPEEQYRVMFQKGQISNMLCSLDGEGRLKVNVKELSRLSGDTTLNVKDPLLSHVLRRGTRRRAGHAGRLAGLDGTVAVTGGLTDCVDSGTQTDISFQHILTLGRTAHNPCGAPPPHPSPSPPLPPILEPYLLNELLLEPEYYEPNNYFDIPQQEGDLRQDELEYEEVELYKSRQQDKLGLTVCYRTDDEEDLGIYVGEVNPNSIAAMDGRIREGDRILQINGVDIQNREEAVAILTREDSTNISLLLARPEIENDNQLDPDELELEVLDNAVHLPSPHQLRNGASVLDAEPGVMGGLGGRGWGHRDSPSLLHTVLSNSQELDSGVGRTDESTRNEESSEHDLLGDDQTSAPTTNATNTPGSMRRFHSGQGDRDTPPLLHGHSTEFHFSTDSLLGLDCLGGGGGGGGVDLAGERVYTADPVRMMPGLTEEECDRYRELLEIKCYYEKNSNTLLLLGEHGGHGQGGDGGIPLDVNRNENLMQHEMALLEEELRHLEFKCRNILRAQKMQQLRERCLKAWPLEEEEESGAGGGAGAGRLALLVLEESCIHELSDINELPERERSDKDSTSAYNTGGESCRTTPLVTEQYPSLSAHGRSSLEGGDSASLQCRTPSRHRERGGRREERGQANLNQPYSPNSHRRGAEAKTSSPGGAKFRSLSRDGAARRGSDGGAGRPKTNGIVEERGRGRSAENSPYLSRRHSGPRIPQRYQSCMQLRSPCTSEGLERPREGSDSPMSLGSTCKNMPSSPILPPLPPPASPRMEWKVKVRSDGSRYVAKRPVRDRLLKARAMKIREERSGMTTDDDAVSEMKMGRYWSKEERKQQLLRAREQRRRREFMMQSRLDFLRDSHGGGQHGATQGQEPTTILELSHRRSQKKRSRRILDNWITIQELLAHGTRSPDGKKVYNPLLSVTTV from the exons aagGGTCAAATAAGTAACATGCTGTGCTCTTTAGATGGAGAAGGTCGATTGAAG gtgAATGTTAAAGagctgtctcgtctctctggggATACCACCCTAAATGTGAAAGACCCCCTGCTGTCTCACGTGTTAAGGAGGGGGACCCGGAGGCGGGCGGGACATGCAGGGCGACTAGCGGGGCTGGACGGGACAGTAGCAGTGACAggggggctgactgactgtgtggacagCGGCACTCAGACTGACATCAGCTTCCAGCACATCCTGACCCTGGGAAGGACCGCCCACAACCCATGTGGAGCCCCGCCCCCtcacccttccccctctccaccgCTGCCACCCATCCTGGAACCCTACCTGCTCAATGAGCT TCTCCTAGAGCCTGAATATTATGAACCCAACAACTACTTTGACATCCCTCAGCAGGAGGGGGATCTCCGACAGGACGAGTTAGAATACGAG GAGGTTGAGCTGTATAAGTCTCGTCAGCAGGACAAACTGGGGTTAACGGTGTGCTACCGGACAGACGATGAGGAGGATCTGGGGATCTATGTGGGCGAG GTCAACCCCAATAGTATAGCTGCTATGGATGGCCGCATCCGAGAGGGGGATAGAATATTACAG ATAAACGGGGTGGACatccagaacagagaggaggcggTGGCCATTCTTACCAGGGAGGACAGTACCAACATCTCCCTGCTCCTGGCCCGGCCCGAAATAGAG AATGACAACCAGCTGGACCCAGATGAGCTGGAGCTGGAGGTTCTGGATAATGCCGTCCATCTTCCTAGCCCCCATCAGCTGAGGAACGGGGCCTCCGTGCTCGATGCAGAACCAGGGGTCATGGGTGGGTTGGGAGGCCGTGGGTGGGGTCACCGTGACTCTCCTAGCCTGCTCCACACGGTGCTGAGTAACAGCCAGGAGCTGGACAGCGGGGTTGGCCGTACGGACGAGAGCACCCGCAACGAGGAGTCCTCAGAACATGACCTGCTGGGAGACGACCAGACCAGTGCCCCCACCACCAACGCCACCAACACCCCTGGCAGCATGCGCAGGTTCCACTCTGGCCAGGGGGACAGGGACACCCCACCCCTGCTCCATGGTCACTCCACAGAGTTCCACTTCAGCACAGACTCTCTGCTGGGGCTGGACTGTctgggtggtggaggaggaggggggggtgttgACCTGGCAGGGGAGAGGGTCTACACAGCTGACCCAGTGAGGATGATGCCTGGACTGACGGAGGAAGAGTGCGATAGGTACAGGGAGCTCCTGGAGATCAAGTGCTACTATGAGAAGAACAGCAACACTCTTCTGCTGCTGGGGGAGCATGGGGGTCACGGGCAGGGGGGCGATGGGGGGATTCCTCTGGATGTGAACAGGAATGAGAACCTGATGCAGCATGAGATGGCCCTCCTGGAAGAGGAGCTACGCCATCTGGAATTCAAGTGTCGTAACATCCTGAGGGCCCAGAAGATGCAGCAGCTCCGGGAGCGCTGTCTGAAGGCATGGcccctggaggaggaggaggagagcggagCCGGAGGTGGGGCCGGGGCTGGGCGGCTGGCTCTTCTGGTTCTCGAGGAGTCCTGTATCCATGAGCTGTCAGACATTAATGAGCTCCCTGAGAGGGAGCGCTCTGACAAGGACAGCACCAGCGCCTACAACACAGGAGGGGAGAGCTGCAGGACCACTCCTCTGGTCACCGAACagtacccctccctctctgcacatGGCCGCAGCAGCCTGGAGGGGGGAGACTCAGCCTCTTTGCAGTGTCGGACCCCCAGCCgacacagggagaggggaggcaggagggaggagagggggcaggcTAACCTGAACCAGCCCTACTCCCCTAACTCACACAGAAGGGGAGCGGAAGCCAAGACCTCCAGCCCGGGAGGCGCCAAGTTCAGATCCCTATCCCGCGACGGGGCAGCCAGGAGGGGGTCGGACGGAGGTGCGGGACGCCCCAAAACCAACGGGatagtagaggagaggggaagaggacgtAGTGCTGAGAACAGCCCTTATCTATCCCGCCGCCACTCTGGCCCCAGAATCCCCCAGCGCTACCAGAGCTGCATGCAGCTGAGGTCTCCCTGTACCTCCGAGGGCCTGGAGCGACCCAGGGAGGGTAGCGACAGTCCCATGAGTCTGGGGAGCACATGCAAGAACATGCCCTCCtcacccatcctccctcccctcccgccGCCAGCCTCACCACGTATGGAGTGGAAGGTCAAAGTAAGAAGCGACGGCTCCCGCTATGTTGCCAAGCGTCCCGTTAGGGACCGCCTCCTGAAGGCCCGGGCCATGAAGATCCGGGAAGAGCGCAGTGGCATGACCACGGACGACGATGCCGTCAGCGAGATGAAGATGGGCCGCTATTGGTCAAAAGAGGAAAGGAAGCAGCAGTTGCTGAGGGCCAGGGAGCAGCGCAGACGCAGGGAGTTTATGATGCAGAGCCGGCTGGACTTCCTGAGGGATTCGCATGGCGGTGGACAACACGGGGCTACACAGGGACAGGAGCCCACTACCATCCTGGAGCTGAGCCACAGGAGGAGCCAGAAGAAACGGAGCCGTAGGATCCTAGATAACTGGATCACCATCCAGGAACTACTGGCTCACGGGACCAGGTCACCTGATGGGAAGAAGGTCTACAACCCTCTGCTGTCAGTCACCACTGTTTAa